Part of the Paenibacillus sp. YPG26 genome, GATGCTGTCATCGAACAGAGGAGAGAAGGTCTTGAACTCATCCAGTGTCAGATCAAGCAGATACTTGTTGTTCTGAATGCAGTAAAGTACCGTCTTCCCAATCACCTCGTGAGCCTGACGGAAAGGCAGGCCTTGGCCCACCAGGAAGTCCGCGATATCGGTCGCATTTGAGAAGTCCTGATTCACAGCCTCGCGCATCCGCTGTTTGTTCACCTTCATCGTAGCAATCATGCCTGCGAACAGCTGGAGTGCACCCTCAAGGGTAGCTACGGTGTCGAACATGCCTTCCTTGTCTTCCTGCATGTCCTTGTTATAAGCCAGCGGAAGGGACTTCAGCACAGTGAGCAGTCCAACCAAGTTGCCGTACACACGGCCGGTCTTCCCGCGAACCAGTTCCGCTACGTCCGGGTTCTTCTTCTGCGGCATAATGCTGCTGCCCGTGCAGTAAGCATCATCAAGCTCCACAAAGCGGAATTCCGTGCTGCTCCAGAGGACGAGCTCCTCACACAAGCGGGACAGATGCATCATCAGAATAGAAGAATTCGACAGGAATTCCAGAATGAAGTCCCGGTCGCTGACCGCATCCAGGCTGTTCTCATATACCGCGTCAAAATTCAGCTGTTCAGCCACAAAGTGACGGTCAATCGGGAAAGTTGTTCCTGCCAAGGCACCTGCCCCCAGAGGAAGCACATTTACCCGCTTGTAGCTGTCCTGGAAGCGTTCAACATCACGCTGGAACATCGAGACATAAGCCATCAGATGATGCGCGAACAGAATTGGCTGTGCCCGCTGCAGATGCGTATATCCAGGCACAATCGTGTCCAGGTTGGCTTTGGCCTGCCCGATCAAGGCTTCCTGCACTGCATGAAGAAGCCCTGTCACCTCAACCACACGCTTACGCAGATAAAGGTGCATATCTGTAGCCACCTGATCGTTACGGCTGCGGCCCGTATGCAGCTTCCCGCCAACCGGACCAATCTCCTCGATCAGATTCTTCTCAATGTTCATATGAATGTCTTCATCTCCAACGGAGAATTCAATCTCACCGCGGCGAATCTTGCTGAGTACGAGGTCAAGGCCTTCCTTGATCCGGTCTACATCCTCAGACGGCAGGATGCCGCACTTCCCCAGCATACTCACATGCGCCAGACTTCCTTGAATATCTTCCTCAGCCAATGCCTGATCAAAACCAATCGAAGCTGTATATTCTTCTACCAGACGATTGGTCTGCTTCGTGAAACGGCCTCCCCACAGCTTACTCACTTAATCCACTCCTTCTTCTCAATGCAGACCGCGGGCCGCTCCCAGGTAATGAGAACGGCCTCATGGTTATGCTGTATTTATAATCGCGATAATTACTTATTCTGTTCCACGCCGGAGCTTACCTTAAGCCGCAGGGCATTAAGGCGGATGAATCCGGTAGCGTCCCCTTGGTCATAAGCTTGAGTCGGATCAGCTTCCATGGTTGCAATATCCGGGTTATACAAGCTGACCGGGCTCTTCACACCCGCACCGATAACATTGCCTTTGTACAGCTTCAAGCGTACAGTTCCCGATACGTTCTTCTGGCTCTCGTCAACCAGCGCCTGCAGAGCAAGACGCTCAGGAGCGAACCAGAAGCCATTGTACACAAGCGTACTATAACGTGTAATCAGGCTGTCACGAAGATTCATGACTTCACGGTCCATCGTGAGGGACTCCATTTTGCGGTGCGCTGTGAACAGGATCGTTCCACCCGGAGTCTCATACACGCCGCGGCTCTTCATACCGACAAAACGGTTCTCTACCATGTCTACACGCCCGATGCCATGCTTGCCCCCAAGTTCATTAAGCGTCTCCATCACACCCAGCGGGCTAAGCTTCTCACCATTCACGGCAACCACGTTGCCCTTCGCGAATTCAAGCTCCACATATTCCGCTTCATCCGGCGCATCCTCCGGGGATACACTCAGCAGGTACATGTCCTTGCTGTCCTCTGCGCTTGGATCGAACCAAGGATCCTCCAGCACTCCGCTCTCATAGCTGATGTGCAGCAGATTGCGGTCAGTCGAATAAGGCTTGGCAGCCGAAGCCGTAACCGGAATGCCGTGCTCCTCGGCATACGCGATCATCTCTGCGCGGCCTGGGAAGCGGTCACGGAACTCGTTAAGACGCCAAGGCGCGATCACATTAATCTCTGGAGCCAGGGCCGCTGCCGCAAGCTCAAAGCGCACTTGGTCGTTCCCTTTGCCAGTTGCCCCGTGGGCAATCGCCGTTGCGCCTTCCGCACGGGCGATATCGACCATACGCTTCGCAATCAGCGGGCGGGCGATGCTTGTACCGAGCAGATATTGACCTTCATACTGGGCACCCGCCTGGAACATCGGGTAGATGAAGTCCTGGGCGAACTCATCGCGCAGGTCGTCGATATACACTTTGGAAGCGCCGGTAGCGAGCGCTTTGGCTTCCAATCCGTCAAGCTCATCCTTTTGACCAATATCTGCCGTGAATGCGATAATCTCGGCATCATAGGTCTCCTTCAACCACTTCAGAATGACCGACGTATCCAGTCCGCCCGAGTACGCCAGTACGATTTTTTCTTTTGCCATGATATTCAGTGTCCTCCCTTAATAACCCAACTACATACTATCTAGACCTTAGTCTATCACAAAAGCCTATCCGATGAGAGCCGCCAGCAGCGCTTTTTGCGCGTGAAGCCGATTCTCTGCCTGATCAAAAATAATAGAGTTCGCGCCGTCAATGACATCCTCGCTGACTTCCTCCCCGCGGTGAGCAGGCAGACAGTGCAGGAACAAGTAGTCCGGCTTCGCATGCTTGGCAAGTTCAGCATTAACCTGATAGTTCTGGAATGCTGCCTCACGGGCTTTCTGCTCCTCTTCAAATCCCATGCTGGCCCATACGTCCGTGTATATCACATCCGCGTCCTTCACCGCTTCTTCCGGACTGCGCAGTACCTCGATCTTAGCCCCGGTAGACTCAGCGATTTCTTTGGCTTGAGCGACTACCTGCTGATCCGGCTCGTAACCTTCGGGGCTGGCAATGGAGACATGCACTCCCAGCTTCGCGCCGCCGATCATCAAGGAATGAGCCATATTATTGCCGTCGCCGACATAAGCCAGCTTCAGCCCCTTAAGAGTGCCCTTGTGCTCAAGCACAGTCTGGAAATCCGCAAGCACCTGACACGGATGAGCCAGATCACTCAGCCCGTTAATGACAGGCACCGTAGCGTGCCGGGCCAGATCGACCACATTGTTGTGACCAAATGTGCGGATCATGATGCCGTCCAGATAACGGGACATGACCTTCGCCGTATCGCTGATCGTCTCGCCGCGTCCGAGCTGGATGTCGTTCTTGCTCAGGAAGAGGGCGTGACCGCCCAGCTGATATGTACCTACCTCGAAGGAGACACGGGTTCTTGTAGACGATTTCTCAAAAATAAGTCCGATTGTCTTCCCTTTCAGCGGCTGATACTCTTCCCCATTCTTATGCTTCTTCTTGATCTCGATAGCGAGATCAAGAAGGTACTGAATCTCCTCAGTTGTGAAGTCTGTCAGCTCCACGCAGTCCCGGCCCTTCAGGTTCAATGAGGCATTCGCTTCGGTAAGACTCATCTTGATCTACTCCTTCTTCGCCTGATGGCGCTGAATAATTCCTGCGATAATATCCACAGCCTGGTCGATCTCTTCACTTGTTACGAGTAAGCTTGGCAGCAGGCGGATCACATTCGGTCCGGCCGTGATGAACAACAGGCCATTCTTCTGCCCTTCACTTACAAGCTCAGCAACAGGTCCATCGCATTCAATTCCGACAATAAGGCCTTTGCCCCGTACATCCAGTACGAAAGAATTACCGGCAAGCTTCTCTTTGAGCTTGCTCTGCAAATATTCACCCATCTGCCCAGCTCTCTGCGGCACCTGGTCTTCCTTCATAACTTCTACCGTTGCGGCAATAGCGGCTGTGGCAATGGGATTCCCTCCGAATGTGGAACCATGACTGCCGGCGGAGAACGCCTCGCGCAGATAGCCCTTGGCCAGCATAGCGCCAGCTGCGATTCCGCTTGCTACCCCTTTAGCCAAAGTGAAAATATCCGGCTCCACCCCGTAATGCTGGTGAGCGAACCATGTGCCTGTGCGGCCCATACCGGTCTGTACCTCATCAATAATGAGCAAAATCCCGTGTTCCTTGCACAAGGCGGCTACTTCGTTCAAGAACTCGGGCTGCACGAGATGAATGCCGCCTTCGGCCTGAATCATTTCCAGCATAATGCCTGCGGTATTGGGTCCAATCGCCGCTTTTAGCGCCTCAAGGTCGTGAAGCTCCACGGTCTTAAAGCCTTGAGGAAGTGGAAGGAAGCCTTCCTTCACCTTATCCTGTCCGGTCGCGGTAAGTGTGGCGAGCGTACGTCCATGGAACGATTGCTTGAACGTAATAATCTCATAACGCTGTTCGCCTTTGATCTTCTGGTGATAACGGCGGGCCAGCTTGATTGCCGCCTCATTCGCCTCAGCGCCGCTGTTGCAGAAGAAGGCAAGATCTGCTGAGCTCAGCTCGGTCAGCAGATGCGCCGCTGTCTCCTGCTGCGGAATTTGAAAGAGGTTGGATACATGCCACAGCTGATCCAGCTGATCCTTAATCTTATTCTTGACCTTCTCAGGCGCATGGCCGAGATTGGTAACAGCGATACCGCTGTAAAAATCCAAATAGCGGTTGCCCTGATCATCCCAGAGCCAGCTTCCCTGTCCTTTTACCAAAGAGATTGGGAACCGTACCCCGTAATTCGGGAACAGCGCGCTTGCCGCCTCGCCGCGGTTGTCCTTGGCCTCTTGTTCCTTACCTTCTGCCTGACTCAGTTCCTGCAACTTGGATTCTGCCATCGTCTTCGTTACCTCCTTAAATTAAAAAATGGTCTAAGCAAGTACCCGCTTCAAATTCCGTGAATTCCCGGCCGCCCCATGCTATGAGCGACTGGTCTTCATTCGGACAATGCGGGTCCCGATGGCTTCCCCGGACAGCACGCGGCTAAGCACATTCGGCTCACTGCCGTTCACGATAACGACTTCTTTTACCTGACCATGAATACAGGCCACAGCTGCGCGAACTTTAGGAATCATCCCGCCATAAATTTCACCCGTTAAAATCATATCTTCAATCTGCTGCACGGTTACGGTTGGAAGCACCCGCTTCTCTCCATTTACCGTGCTCAGAATTCCTGGCACATCCGTTACCACGATCATCTGCTGCACTCCGAGCTTGGAAGCTACGGCTCCAGCGGCGGTGTCGGCATTAATATTATACCGCTGCCCATTCTCGCCGACACCCACAGGAGCAATGATCGGCATATATCCGAGATTTGTCACGCCTTCAATAATCGAAGCCTTCACATCGGTCACATCTCCGACCAAGCCGACTTCCGCACTGGCAGCTACCGGTTTGGCCTGGATCAGGAAGCCATCCACTCCGGACAGTCCGAGCGCCTGCCCCCCGAGCGACTGAATCCGGCGGACAATCTGCTTGTTGATGCTTCCAGACAGCACCATTTCAACGACATCAAGCACCTCTTCAGACGTATAACGCAGCCCGCCGACAAACTTCGTCTCTATCCCGAGCTTCGCTAGATTCTCCGAGATCGCAGGACCGCCGCCGTGAACAATCACCGGCTGAATTCCCTTGCGCTGGAGTTCGATCAAGTCCTCAAAAAAGGAATCCGGCAGCTCGTTCAACGTACTGCCTCCGCATTTCATGACGAATGTCTTGTAGGCCTGCTCTCCGGCCAATTCCTTCTGCTCACCTTGTAGTGCTGAATTCATGGTGCTGCTCCCTTCTGCTATGCGAATATGTGAAAGCTATATTATTGTCTATCCTTATTGTAGACTGTGATATCGGGAAAGAGTTGTGCATGAAATCCACTCTGGCTGTTTGGAAATGCTAGTGTGGACGTCGTTGAGCCGCTACGATGACGGATCATTCTTCCGATCGCTGTTGTCTCCCGATTTCCTGATTGGACCGCTAAGCGGGTGAAATCCGGGGACAAAGGCGAACGCTTCGCTTCTTCAGTACGATTCCGCCCTCTCCGCTGAGTTCGGCGCTTAACTTCCCTGTAATTACAAACATCCAAAATGTTAAAATTTTAGAAGCACCTTATATTTTGATGACATTAAGTCCGATAAGCGGCGTTAATCCGCACGTAATCATAAGTCAGGTCGCAGCCCCATGCGGTGGCTGTTCCTTCGCCGTTCTTCAAATCCACCATAATGCGGACTGTGTCGCCTTTGAGGTAGGCCAGCGCCGCATCTTCATCGAAGGCGACCGGCTTCGATCCGGTCAGTACCGCAATCTCTCCCAGGTGGATGTCAACCGTCTCCGGGTTCACCGGCTCGCCTGCGCGCCCAAGCGCGGCAATGATACGGCCCCAGTTCGCATCGGCCCCGAATACAGCCGACTTCACCAGACTAGACCCGACAATCGTCTTCGCAATGGCACGGGCGGACAGATCGCTTACCGCGCCGGTAATCTCTACCTCGACCAGACGAGTCGCGCCCTCGCCATCACGGGCAATCGCCTGGGCCAGCACCTGGCATACATGCCTGAACGCCGCGGCGAATCCGTCCCAGTCCGGATGCTTCTCCGTCAGTTCCTGATTGCCGGCCAGCCCGCTGGCCATAGCCAGCAGCATGTCATTGGTACTCGTGTCTCCATCCACGGTTATCATATTGAAGGTAACATCCGTCGTTGATCTGATCAAGGACTGAAGGGCATCCGGGTGGATAGCCGCATCCGTAGTGACGAATCCCAGCATGGTTGCCATGTTCGGATGAATCATCCCTGATCCC contains:
- the argH gene encoding argininosuccinate lyase — protein: MSKLWGGRFTKQTNRLVEEYTASIGFDQALAEEDIQGSLAHVSMLGKCGILPSEDVDRIKEGLDLVLSKIRRGEIEFSVGDEDIHMNIEKNLIEEIGPVGGKLHTGRSRNDQVATDMHLYLRKRVVEVTGLLHAVQEALIGQAKANLDTIVPGYTHLQRAQPILFAHHLMAYVSMFQRDVERFQDSYKRVNVLPLGAGALAGTTFPIDRHFVAEQLNFDAVYENSLDAVSDRDFILEFLSNSSILMMHLSRLCEELVLWSSTEFRFVELDDAYCTGSSIMPQKKNPDVAELVRGKTGRVYGNLVGLLTVLKSLPLAYNKDMQEDKEGMFDTVATLEGALQLFAGMIATMKVNKQRMREAVNQDFSNATDIADFLVGQGLPFRQAHEVIGKTVLYCIQNNKYLLDLTLDEFKTFSPLFDDSIYEVLQPETVVNARNVYGGTATAQVAEAISRAEEKLTSTGQWVTEYLEKSK
- a CDS encoding argininosuccinate synthase, with the translated sequence MAKEKIVLAYSGGLDTSVILKWLKETYDAEIIAFTADIGQKDELDGLEAKALATGASKVYIDDLRDEFAQDFIYPMFQAGAQYEGQYLLGTSIARPLIAKRMVDIARAEGATAIAHGATGKGNDQVRFELAAAALAPEINVIAPWRLNEFRDRFPGRAEMIAYAEEHGIPVTASAAKPYSTDRNLLHISYESGVLEDPWFDPSAEDSKDMYLLSVSPEDAPDEAEYVELEFAKGNVVAVNGEKLSPLGVMETLNELGGKHGIGRVDMVENRFVGMKSRGVYETPGGTILFTAHRKMESLTMDREVMNLRDSLITRYSTLVYNGFWFAPERLALQALVDESQKNVSGTVRLKLYKGNVIGAGVKSPVSLYNPDIATMEADPTQAYDQGDATGFIRLNALRLKVSSGVEQNK
- the argF gene encoding ornithine carbamoyltransferase — its product is MSLTEANASLNLKGRDCVELTDFTTEEIQYLLDLAIEIKKKHKNGEEYQPLKGKTIGLIFEKSSTRTRVSFEVGTYQLGGHALFLSKNDIQLGRGETISDTAKVMSRYLDGIMIRTFGHNNVVDLARHATVPVINGLSDLAHPCQVLADFQTVLEHKGTLKGLKLAYVGDGNNMAHSLMIGGAKLGVHVSIASPEGYEPDQQVVAQAKEIAESTGAKIEVLRSPEEAVKDADVIYTDVWASMGFEEEQKAREAAFQNYQVNAELAKHAKPDYLFLHCLPAHRGEEVSEDVIDGANSIIFDQAENRLHAQKALLAALIG
- a CDS encoding acetylornithine transaminase; translation: MAESKLQELSQAEGKEQEAKDNRGEAASALFPNYGVRFPISLVKGQGSWLWDDQGNRYLDFYSGIAVTNLGHAPEKVKNKIKDQLDQLWHVSNLFQIPQQETAAHLLTELSSADLAFFCNSGAEANEAAIKLARRYHQKIKGEQRYEIITFKQSFHGRTLATLTATGQDKVKEGFLPLPQGFKTVELHDLEALKAAIGPNTAGIMLEMIQAEGGIHLVQPEFLNEVAALCKEHGILLIIDEVQTGMGRTGTWFAHQHYGVEPDIFTLAKGVASGIAAGAMLAKGYLREAFSAGSHGSTFGGNPIATAAIAATVEVMKEDQVPQRAGQMGEYLQSKLKEKLAGNSFVLDVRGKGLIVGIECDGPVAELVSEGQKNGLLFITAGPNVIRLLPSLLVTSEEIDQAVDIIAGIIQRHQAKKE
- the argB gene encoding acetylglutamate kinase, with translation MNSALQGEQKELAGEQAYKTFVMKCGGSTLNELPDSFFEDLIELQRKGIQPVIVHGGGPAISENLAKLGIETKFVGGLRYTSEEVLDVVEMVLSGSINKQIVRRIQSLGGQALGLSGVDGFLIQAKPVAASAEVGLVGDVTDVKASIIEGVTNLGYMPIIAPVGVGENGQRYNINADTAAGAVASKLGVQQMIVVTDVPGILSTVNGEKRVLPTVTVQQIEDMILTGEIYGGMIPKVRAAVACIHGQVKEVVIVNGSEPNVLSRVLSGEAIGTRIVRMKTSRS
- the argJ gene encoding bifunctional ornithine acetyltransferase/N-acetylglutamate synthase, which translates into the protein MGVASLYKVVEGGSVTSPKGFTAGGLHCGLKKTTRNDLAAILCEVPAVAAAVYTTNVFQAAPIKVTQESLAASRSLRAVVVNSGNANACTGKQGEEDAYTMREETAKVLGIAPSEVAVASTGVIGELMKMDRVVTGIAELPAVMSADANGAEQFSQAILTTDLVKKEVCVSLIINDREVKIAGAAKGSGMIHPNMATMLGFVTTDAAIHPDALQSLIRSTTDVTFNMITVDGDTSTNDMLLAMASGLAGNQELTEKHPDWDGFAAAFRHVCQVLAQAIARDGEGATRLVEVEITGAVSDLSARAIAKTIVGSSLVKSAVFGADANWGRIIAALGRAGEPVNPETVDIHLGEIAVLTGSKPVAFDEDAALAYLKGDTVRIMVDLKNGEGTATAWGCDLTYDYVRINAAYRT